From Streptomyces sp. NBC_00683, one genomic window encodes:
- a CDS encoding NADPH:quinone oxidoreductase family protein, giving the protein MQAWRVHRNGEPSEVMELEETDRPSPGPGQVLLEVRAANINFPDALLCRGQYQVRPPLPFTPGVEICGVTEDGRRVLATPALPNGGFADYVVADEAALLPAPDALDDAEAAALHIGYQTGWFGLHRRAHLQAGETLLVHAAAGGVGSAAVQLGKAAGATVIGVVGGPEKAEIARGLGCDLVIDRRSEDIVAAVKEATAGRGADVVYDPVGGDAYAKSVKCIAFEGRVVVVGFASGAIPTPGLNHALVKNYSIVGLHWGLYNTKDPAAVRACHDELTKLAAQGVVKPLVSERLPMADAARGVQRVADGTSTGRIVVLPAGGAR; this is encoded by the coding sequence ATGCAGGCATGGCGAGTGCACCGGAACGGCGAGCCGAGCGAGGTGATGGAGCTCGAAGAGACGGACCGGCCCAGTCCCGGACCGGGGCAGGTGCTGCTCGAGGTGCGCGCGGCGAACATCAACTTCCCCGACGCGCTGCTCTGCCGCGGCCAGTACCAGGTCCGGCCCCCGCTGCCGTTCACCCCGGGTGTGGAGATCTGCGGCGTGACGGAGGACGGGCGCCGTGTGCTCGCCACCCCCGCTCTCCCGAACGGCGGCTTCGCCGACTACGTCGTCGCGGACGAGGCGGCCCTGCTGCCCGCCCCTGACGCCCTGGACGACGCGGAAGCGGCCGCACTGCACATCGGGTACCAGACCGGCTGGTTCGGACTCCACCGCCGCGCGCATCTGCAGGCGGGCGAGACGCTGCTCGTGCACGCGGCGGCGGGCGGCGTCGGCAGCGCCGCCGTCCAGCTCGGCAAGGCGGCCGGCGCCACGGTCATCGGAGTGGTCGGCGGACCGGAGAAGGCCGAGATCGCCCGTGGACTCGGCTGCGACCTGGTCATCGACCGCCGCAGCGAGGACATAGTCGCCGCGGTGAAGGAAGCCACCGCGGGACGCGGCGCGGATGTCGTCTACGACCCCGTCGGCGGCGACGCCTACGCCAAGTCCGTGAAGTGCATCGCCTTCGAAGGCCGCGTCGTCGTCGTCGGCTTCGCGAGCGGCGCCATTCCCACCCCGGGCCTCAACCACGCCCTGGTGAAGAACTACTCGATCGTCGGGCTCCACTGGGGCCTGTACAACACCAAGGACCCGGCAGCGGTCCGCGCCTGCCACGACGAGCTCACCAAGCTGGCCGCACAGGGAGTCGTCAAGCCCCTGGTCAGCGAGCGGCTCCCGATGGCCGACGCCGCGCGCGGCGTCCAGCGTGTCGCCGACGGTACGAGCACCGGCCGCATAGTAGTCCTGCCCGCAGGAGGTGCCCGATGA
- a CDS encoding helix-turn-helix domain-containing protein yields MKEQSQDDPEVDAVLTGVGPRLRRLRKDRGVTLAALSEATGISVSTLSRLESGGRRPSLELLLPIARAHEVPLDDLVGAPPVGDPRVRAKPIVHGSRTSLPLTGRPGGLQAYKVIQEAPCTEEPEQRTHEGYEWLYVLNGRLRLKLAEHDLVLVPGEAAEFDTRLPHWFGPVGDEPVEFLSLFGPQGERMHVRARPKRA; encoded by the coding sequence ATGAAGGAACAGAGTCAGGACGACCCCGAAGTCGATGCCGTACTCACCGGAGTGGGCCCCCGGCTGCGCCGGCTCCGCAAGGACCGGGGGGTGACGCTCGCCGCGCTCTCCGAGGCCACAGGGATCTCCGTGTCCACCCTGTCGCGGCTGGAATCCGGTGGCCGGCGCCCCAGTCTCGAGCTGCTGCTTCCCATCGCCCGCGCCCACGAGGTGCCGCTCGACGATCTCGTGGGGGCGCCGCCCGTGGGCGACCCGCGGGTCAGGGCGAAGCCCATCGTGCACGGCTCGAGAACCTCGCTGCCGCTGACCGGCCGGCCGGGCGGTCTCCAGGCGTACAAGGTCATTCAGGAGGCACCCTGCACGGAGGAGCCCGAGCAGCGCACCCATGAGGGGTACGAGTGGCTCTACGTGCTCAACGGGCGGCTGCGGCTCAAGCTCGCCGAGCACGACCTGGTCCTGGTGCCCGGAGAGGCGGCGGAGTTCGACACCCGGTTGCCGCACTGGTTCGGGCCCGTGGGTGACGAGCCGGTCGAGTTTCTCAGCCTGTTCGGGCCGCAGGGCGAGCGCATGCATGTCAGGGCGAGACCGAAGCGTGCGTGA
- a CDS encoding rhodanese-like domain-containing protein gives MTSPASLSPAQAAARLEEFTVIDVRAPGEYASGHVPGALNVPLDRLGEAVPALKSASARGSLLVVCASGVRSTKACEVLARADIEAVTLTGGTSAWAGDGHGLDRPEGGRATWPMERQVRLAAGSLVVAGLLAGRRFPAARWLSAGIGSGLVFSAVTNTCGMAAALSKLPHNRAPRTAADLDATLDALQR, from the coding sequence GTGACCAGTCCCGCTTCCCTCTCCCCCGCCCAGGCCGCAGCCCGGCTGGAGGAGTTCACCGTCATCGACGTGCGGGCGCCCGGTGAGTACGCCTCGGGGCATGTCCCCGGCGCCCTGAACGTTCCGCTCGACCGGCTCGGCGAAGCGGTACCCGCGCTCAAGTCCGCCTCAGCCCGCGGCTCCCTGCTGGTGGTGTGCGCATCCGGTGTCCGCTCCACGAAGGCCTGCGAGGTCCTCGCCCGGGCCGACATCGAAGCCGTCACGCTGACCGGCGGCACGTCCGCCTGGGCGGGCGACGGGCACGGCCTGGACCGTCCGGAGGGCGGCCGCGCCACCTGGCCCATGGAGCGCCAGGTGCGGCTCGCCGCCGGTTCGCTCGTGGTGGCCGGTCTGCTCGCGGGCAGGCGCTTCCCGGCGGCACGCTGGCTGTCGGCGGGCATCGGTTCCGGTCTCGTCTTCTCCGCGGTGACCAACACCTGCGGCATGGCGGCGGCGCTGTCGAAGCTCCCGCACAACCGTGCGCCGCGCACCGCGGCCGACCTGGACGCGACGCTGGACGCCCTGCAGCGCTGA
- a CDS encoding alpha/beta fold hydrolase has protein sequence MNSYHHPGLVLTDRRFTVPLDHADPGGETIEIFGREVVAAAKSDEDLPWLVYLEGGPGFGARRFIGTEAWLGRAVREFRVLLLDQRGTGLSTPATRQTLPLRGGPREQADYLAHFRSDSIVRDCELIRPRLTGGAPWTVLGQSFGGFCAVRYLSAAPEGLKAVLITGGLPSLDAHADDVYRAAYPRIERKVAAHYARYPQDIDRARAISAYLSEHRPTSGGHRLTPEGFQSLGILLGGGNGSHQLHHLLENAFVGGPHGIELSDTFQEAMRTATSFAGHPLYAVMHEAIYGQGSRPTGWAAERVRAEFPQFDAASVGDGPVIFTGESIHPWHFEVDPALRPLRETAELLAARTDWPALYDTERLAANEVPVAAAVYHDDMYVDTEHALRTAAAIRGLRTWVTSEFEHDGLRAGGPRVLDRLLALVRGESDR, from the coding sequence TTGAACAGCTATCACCACCCCGGCCTCGTCCTCACCGACCGACGGTTCACGGTCCCTCTCGACCACGCGGATCCCGGCGGCGAGACGATCGAGATCTTCGGCCGGGAGGTCGTGGCGGCTGCCAAGTCGGACGAGGACCTGCCCTGGCTGGTGTACCTGGAGGGCGGTCCCGGCTTCGGTGCCCGCAGATTCATCGGTACGGAGGCATGGCTGGGACGGGCGGTGCGGGAGTTCCGCGTGCTGCTCCTCGACCAGCGCGGCACGGGGCTCTCCACCCCGGCCACCCGGCAGACCCTTCCGTTGCGCGGGGGGCCGCGCGAGCAGGCCGACTACCTGGCGCACTTCCGCTCCGACAGCATCGTCCGGGACTGCGAACTCATCCGGCCCCGACTCACCGGCGGTGCGCCCTGGACGGTTCTGGGCCAGTCCTTCGGCGGCTTCTGTGCCGTCCGGTACCTGTCCGCCGCCCCTGAAGGGCTCAAGGCCGTCCTGATCACCGGCGGGCTGCCTTCCCTGGACGCCCATGCCGACGACGTCTACCGGGCCGCGTATCCGCGGATCGAGCGGAAGGTCGCGGCACACTACGCCCGCTACCCGCAGGACATCGACCGCGCCCGCGCGATCTCCGCGTACCTCTCCGAGCACCGCCCCACGAGCGGCGGGCACCGCCTGACACCCGAAGGGTTCCAGTCCCTCGGCATCCTGCTGGGCGGCGGGAACGGCAGCCACCAGCTCCACCACCTCCTGGAGAACGCCTTCGTCGGCGGCCCGCACGGCATCGAACTCTCCGACACCTTCCAGGAAGCCATGCGTACGGCCACGTCGTTCGCGGGCCACCCGCTGTACGCCGTGATGCACGAGGCGATCTACGGGCAGGGCAGCCGGCCGACCGGCTGGGCCGCCGAACGCGTCCGCGCCGAATTCCCGCAGTTCGACGCCGCGTCGGTGGGCGACGGCCCCGTGATCTTCACCGGTGAGAGCATCCACCCCTGGCACTTCGAGGTCGATCCCGCGCTGCGCCCTCTGCGCGAGACGGCCGAACTCCTCGCCGCCCGGACCGACTGGCCCGCCCTGTACGACACCGAGCGGCTCGCGGCCAACGAGGTGCCCGTCGCCGCGGCGGTCTACCACGACGACATGTACGTGGACACGGAGCATGCGCTGCGCACGGCCGCCGCGATCCGCGGCCTCCGTACCTGGGTGACCAGTGAGTTCGAGCATGACGGCCTGCGGGCGGGAGGGCCACGCGTCCTGGACCGGCTGCTCGCACTCGTCCGGGGCGAGAGCGACCGGTAA
- a CDS encoding aldo/keto reductase, with protein sequence MSTVPTVTLNNGITIPQLGFGVFQVPDDETTAAVSGALDAGYRSIDTAAVYGNETGVGRALATSGIPREELFVTTKLWNADQGYDSALAAFDASLAKLGLDYVDLYLIHWPTPARDLYPDSWRALEKLLADGRIRAAGVSNFQPAHLRRLIDAGSLVPAVNQIELHPGLQQEELRTLHAEHGIATEAWSPLAQGALLDDSALVAIAERHGKSPAQVVLRWHLQLGNVVIPKSVTPARIRENIDVFDFELSPADMDAIAGLDRGMRTGPDPDTLN encoded by the coding sequence ATGTCCACGGTCCCCACCGTCACCCTCAACAACGGCATCACGATTCCGCAGCTCGGCTTCGGCGTCTTCCAGGTTCCCGACGACGAGACCACCGCAGCGGTGTCCGGCGCGCTCGACGCGGGCTACCGCTCCATCGACACCGCCGCCGTGTACGGCAACGAGACCGGCGTGGGCCGCGCCCTGGCCACCTCCGGGATCCCGCGTGAGGAACTGTTCGTCACCACGAAGCTGTGGAACGCCGACCAGGGGTACGACTCGGCGCTCGCCGCATTCGACGCGAGCCTGGCCAAGCTCGGCCTCGACTATGTGGACCTCTACCTCATCCACTGGCCCACGCCCGCCCGTGACCTCTACCCGGACAGCTGGCGCGCACTGGAGAAGCTGCTGGCCGACGGCCGGATCCGGGCCGCCGGAGTGTCCAACTTCCAGCCCGCCCACCTGCGCCGCCTGATCGACGCCGGCTCCCTCGTCCCGGCCGTGAACCAGATCGAGCTGCACCCGGGCCTTCAGCAGGAGGAGCTGCGCACCCTGCACGCCGAGCACGGCATCGCCACCGAGGCGTGGAGCCCCTTGGCGCAGGGCGCGCTGCTGGACGACAGCGCACTGGTCGCGATCGCCGAGCGCCACGGGAAGTCGCCCGCCCAGGTGGTCCTGCGCTGGCACCTCCAGCTCGGCAACGTCGTGATCCCCAAGTCGGTCACGCCCGCGCGCATCCGGGAGAACATCGACGTCTTCGACTTCGAGCTCTCGCCCGCGGACATGGACGCGATCGCCGGCCTCGACCGGGGCATGCGCACGGGCCCGGACCCCGACACCCTCAACTGA
- a CDS encoding DUF2087 domain-containing protein, producing MPDTENRSSHQVAALFSHGRLTAIPRKVARREQLLAHLADTLFEHDRAYTEREVNEALLTVHEDCSALRRYLVVAGLLVRPKDGSSYRRGR from the coding sequence ATGCCCGATACAGAAAACCGCAGTTCGCACCAGGTGGCAGCGCTCTTCTCGCACGGCCGCCTGACGGCGATCCCCCGGAAGGTGGCCCGCCGCGAGCAGCTGCTGGCCCACCTCGCCGACACGCTCTTCGAGCACGACCGCGCCTACACCGAGCGCGAGGTCAACGAGGCGCTCCTCACCGTGCACGAGGACTGCTCGGCCCTGCGCCGCTATCTGGTGGTCGCCGGGCTGCTGGTCCGCCCGAAGGACGGTAGCAGCTACCGGCGGGGCCGCTGA
- a CDS encoding acetylxylan esterase, producing MALFDLPLDELRTYSSGSEEPADFDAFWSATLDEARTHDLDARFELRTDTGLTTVDVYDVTFAGFGGHPVRGWLVMPAGTTRPLPLVVEFIGYGGGRGLPHSYLLWASAGMAHFVMDTRGQGSGWAPGDTADPVGSGPSLPGFMTRGIEDPEAYYYRRLITDAVRAVEAARSHPLTDASRTAAIGASQGGGLAIAVGGLIPDLAAVAPDVPFLCDFPRAISLTDRLPYREIGNYLKTHRGRAEQARATLAYFDGVHFAARGRAPALFSVALEDQTCPPSTVFAAFNAYAHPDKEIEVYDFNDHEGGGPFQQAVQLARLPQLLKA from the coding sequence ATGGCCCTGTTCGATCTGCCCCTTGACGAACTGCGCACCTACAGCAGCGGGTCGGAGGAGCCGGCCGACTTCGACGCCTTCTGGTCGGCCACCCTCGACGAGGCCAGAACCCACGACCTCGATGCCAGATTCGAACTGCGCACCGACACCGGTCTGACCACGGTCGATGTCTACGACGTGACGTTCGCCGGCTTCGGCGGACATCCGGTCCGGGGCTGGCTCGTCATGCCGGCGGGCACCACGCGACCGCTGCCCCTGGTCGTCGAGTTCATCGGGTACGGGGGCGGGCGCGGGCTGCCGCATTCGTACCTGCTCTGGGCATCGGCCGGCATGGCCCACTTCGTGATGGACACCCGGGGCCAGGGAAGTGGCTGGGCACCGGGTGACACGGCCGACCCCGTGGGGAGCGGGCCGTCCTTGCCGGGGTTCATGACCCGGGGTATCGAGGACCCCGAGGCGTACTACTACCGGCGGCTGATCACGGACGCGGTACGTGCCGTGGAGGCGGCCCGCTCGCACCCGCTGACGGACGCGTCGCGCACCGCAGCGATCGGTGCGAGCCAGGGCGGCGGGCTCGCCATCGCGGTCGGCGGGCTGATACCCGACCTGGCGGCCGTCGCACCGGACGTCCCGTTCCTCTGCGACTTCCCCCGGGCGATCAGCCTGACCGACAGGCTCCCCTACCGCGAGATCGGCAACTACCTCAAGACGCACCGGGGGCGCGCCGAACAGGCGAGGGCGACGCTGGCCTACTTCGACGGGGTGCACTTCGCGGCCCGCGGCCGGGCGCCCGCACTGTTCTCGGTCGCCCTCGAGGATCAGACCTGCCCGCCGTCCACGGTCTTCGCCGCCTTCAACGCGTACGCCCACCCGGACAAGGAGATCGAGGTGTACGACTTCAACGACCACGAGGGCGGCGGACCGTTCCAGCAGGCGGTGCAACTCGCCCGGCTGCCCCAGCTGTTGAAGGCCTGA
- a CDS encoding Gfo/Idh/MocA family protein: MPSRPSHRGPVRVAIVGTGAIARGSHLPALTALAAGQPLEIVAAVDVDAASAEAFCADAGIPHPYTDLSAMLAEQRPDLVTLCTPPRFHRDQTVAALRAGAWVWCEKPPCPSLEDFDAIEAAEGPEDGGPYAAIVFQHRFGSGSRHVRELLAEQAMGRALVAHCQTTWYRDEAYYAVPWRGSWSSEGGGPAMGHGIHQMDLLLDLLGPWTEIRAMAGRLVHDVETEDVSTALIRFESGAMATVVNSVLSPDEVSRIRIDCEHATVELTHLYGHRNADWRITPAPGVPSAQAASWQDFGADVPSSHEAQLRGLLEDLRAGRRPRSSGADGRKSLELVTALYKAAFTGATVRAGEIGPGDPFYGALHGDAPGWAPRSTAESVEVTA; this comes from the coding sequence ATGCCCAGCCGCCCTTCACACCGGGGACCGGTCCGGGTCGCGATCGTCGGCACGGGCGCGATCGCGCGGGGCAGCCATCTGCCGGCGCTGACCGCGCTCGCCGCCGGACAGCCGCTGGAGATCGTCGCCGCGGTCGATGTCGACGCGGCGTCGGCCGAGGCGTTCTGCGCGGACGCGGGCATCCCCCACCCGTACACGGACCTGTCCGCCATGCTGGCCGAACAGCGGCCCGACCTGGTCACCCTCTGCACCCCGCCCCGGTTCCACCGCGATCAGACCGTTGCCGCGCTGCGGGCCGGGGCATGGGTGTGGTGCGAGAAGCCGCCCTGTCCTTCGCTGGAGGACTTCGACGCGATCGAGGCGGCCGAGGGCCCCGAGGACGGCGGGCCGTACGCGGCGATCGTCTTCCAGCACCGATTCGGGTCGGGCTCCCGCCATGTGCGGGAACTGCTGGCCGAACAGGCAATGGGCAGGGCCCTGGTGGCCCACTGCCAGACGACCTGGTACCGCGACGAGGCGTATTACGCCGTCCCCTGGCGCGGGAGTTGGAGCAGCGAGGGCGGCGGTCCCGCCATGGGGCACGGCATCCACCAGATGGATCTGCTGCTCGATCTGCTCGGCCCGTGGACGGAGATCCGCGCGATGGCGGGGCGGCTGGTGCACGACGTGGAGACGGAGGATGTCTCCACGGCGCTCATCCGCTTCGAGAGCGGTGCGATGGCCACGGTCGTGAACAGCGTGCTCAGCCCGGACGAGGTCAGCCGGATCCGCATCGACTGCGAGCACGCCACGGTCGAGCTCACTCATCTGTACGGGCATCGCAACGCGGACTGGCGGATCACGCCCGCACCCGGAGTCCCTTCCGCGCAGGCAGCCTCCTGGCAGGACTTCGGAGCGGACGTCCCCAGTTCGCACGAGGCACAGCTGCGCGGGCTGCTGGAGGATCTGCGGGCCGGGCGCAGGCCCCGCAGCAGCGGCGCCGACGGCCGCAAGAGTCTGGAACTGGTCACAGCCCTCTACAAGGCCGCCTTCACCGGGGCAACGGTCCGGGCGGGTGAGATCGGTCCCGGCGATCCCTTCTACGGCGCGTTGCACGGCGACGCTCCCGGCTGGGCTCCCCGGTCGACGGCGGAGTCCGTGGAGGTCACGGCATGA
- a CDS encoding PmoA family protein has translation MTGTVELTHVHGDHLAVSVAGSGVELLRYVYRAEAPWEAPKPYIHPLRTLSGRVVTDYRPNDHRWHKGLQMTASHLSGQNLWGGNTYVHGEGYLALPERVGSMAHRGFDEVSVHDGGACITERLTWHPHSGEVWAEEARRVEVHDVDAATGSWALTWSSAVTNRREEPLRLGSPTTHGRPGAGYTGLFWRGPRAFRDGRILAPDGEGPELMGKQADWLAYSGEHDGVDGHATLVFVHSPENDHTGAGGAHPAHWFVRNTPFAAVAPSFAFHDELVLAPGETMTRRYRVLVADGAWDRDRIASRVGAMSW, from the coding sequence ATGACGGGGACCGTGGAGCTCACCCATGTGCACGGCGACCACCTCGCCGTGTCCGTCGCCGGCAGCGGGGTCGAACTGCTGCGGTACGTGTACCGGGCCGAGGCTCCCTGGGAGGCGCCGAAACCGTACATCCATCCCCTGCGCACGCTGTCCGGCCGGGTGGTGACCGACTACCGCCCCAACGACCACCGCTGGCACAAGGGTCTGCAGATGACCGCCTCGCATCTGTCGGGACAGAATCTGTGGGGCGGAAACACCTATGTGCACGGTGAGGGCTATCTCGCCCTGCCGGAGCGCGTCGGTTCGATGGCGCACCGCGGATTCGACGAGGTGTCGGTGCACGACGGCGGGGCCTGCATCACCGAGCGGCTGACCTGGCATCCGCACAGCGGCGAGGTCTGGGCCGAGGAGGCCCGTCGTGTCGAGGTGCACGATGTCGACGCGGCGACCGGGAGCTGGGCGCTGACGTGGTCGTCAGCGGTCACCAACCGGCGCGAGGAGCCGCTGCGCCTCGGCAGCCCGACGACGCACGGCCGTCCGGGCGCGGGGTACACGGGACTGTTCTGGCGCGGGCCGCGCGCCTTCCGCGACGGGCGGATCCTCGCACCGGACGGCGAGGGCCCGGAGCTCATGGGGAAGCAGGCCGACTGGCTGGCCTACAGCGGTGAGCACGACGGGGTGGACGGCCACGCCACGCTCGTCTTCGTCCACTCCCCCGAGAACGACCACACCGGCGCGGGCGGGGCTCATCCCGCGCACTGGTTCGTGCGGAACACCCCGTTCGCCGCCGTGGCCCCGTCGTTCGCCTTCCACGACGAACTGGTCCTCGCACCCGGTGAGACGATGACCCGCCGCTACCGGGTGCTGGTCGCGGACGGCGCCTGGGACCGCGACCGCATCGCCTCCCGGGTCGGGGCGATGTCCTGGTAG
- a CDS encoding nitroreductase family deazaflavin-dependent oxidoreductase produces MPIEGEYEPSPTPWVREQVELIESSGGTQGTTLRGMPVILLTTRGARSGKLRKTPLMRVEHDGRYAAVASLGGAPKHPVWYHNVVADPHVELRDGTVRQDMVAREVTGEEKALWWGRAVEAFPDYADYQTKTDREIPVFVLAPAGER; encoded by the coding sequence ATGCCGATCGAGGGTGAGTACGAGCCGAGTCCGACGCCGTGGGTGCGTGAGCAGGTCGAGCTCATCGAGAGTTCGGGCGGCACGCAGGGGACCACGTTGCGCGGCATGCCCGTCATCCTCCTGACCACGCGCGGCGCCAGGAGCGGCAAGCTCCGCAAGACGCCCCTCATGCGGGTCGAGCACGACGGCCGCTACGCCGCGGTCGCCTCTCTCGGCGGCGCCCCCAAGCACCCCGTCTGGTACCACAACGTGGTCGCCGATCCCCACGTGGAGCTGCGGGACGGCACCGTGCGGCAGGACATGGTCGCCCGTGAGGTCACCGGTGAGGAGAAGGCCCTGTGGTGGGGCCGTGCCGTGGAGGCATTCCCCGACTACGCCGACTACCAGACCAAGACCGACCGCGAGATCCCCGTGTTCGTCCTGGCGCCGGCCGGAGAGCGGTAG
- a CDS encoding FAD-dependent oxidoreductase has translation MTRPVRVAIVGAGPAGIYAADALLKSEAAQDPGVSIDLFERMPAPFGLIRYGVAPDHPRIKGIVKALHQVLDKPQLRLFGNVDYPNDIGLDDLRSFYDAVIFSTGADADRALDIPGIELDGSYGAADFVAWYDGHPEVPRTWPLEAEKVAVLGVGNVALDVARMLAKTADELLPTEIPANVYEGLKANKALEVHVFGRRGPAQAKFSPMELRELDHSPNIEVIVNPEDIDYDDGSIATRRENKQANMVASTLENWAIRDAGDRPHKLFLHFFESPVEVLGEDGRVAALRTERTELDGTGNVRGTGSFTDWDVQSVYRAVGYYSEELPKLPFDVASGTVPHAAGRVLSGEEPMASVYVTGWIKRGPIGLIGHTKGDANETVACLLEDHTAGRLPAPEQPEPDAVVEFLEQRGVRYTTREGWHRLDAHEQALGAEQGRERIKVVERAAMLDASGA, from the coding sequence ATGACACGCCCCGTCCGCGTCGCCATCGTCGGAGCCGGTCCTGCCGGAATCTACGCAGCGGACGCGCTGCTCAAATCCGAGGCCGCCCAGGACCCGGGTGTATCGATCGACCTGTTCGAGCGCATGCCCGCCCCCTTCGGCCTGATCCGGTACGGCGTGGCCCCGGACCACCCGCGGATCAAGGGCATCGTGAAGGCCCTGCACCAGGTCCTGGACAAGCCGCAGCTGCGGCTGTTCGGCAACGTCGACTACCCCAACGACATCGGCCTGGACGACCTGCGGAGCTTCTACGACGCGGTGATCTTCTCCACGGGCGCCGACGCGGACCGCGCCCTGGACATACCGGGGATCGAGCTCGACGGCTCCTACGGCGCCGCCGACTTCGTCGCCTGGTACGACGGACACCCCGAGGTGCCGCGCACCTGGCCCCTGGAGGCCGAGAAGGTCGCCGTGCTGGGCGTGGGCAACGTGGCCCTCGACGTGGCGCGCATGCTCGCCAAGACGGCGGACGAGCTGCTCCCCACGGAGATCCCCGCGAATGTGTACGAGGGCCTCAAGGCGAACAAGGCGCTCGAGGTGCACGTGTTCGGGCGACGGGGTCCGGCCCAGGCCAAGTTCAGCCCGATGGAGCTGCGCGAGCTGGACCACTCCCCCAACATCGAGGTCATCGTCAACCCCGAGGACATCGACTACGACGACGGCTCGATCGCGACCCGGCGGGAGAACAAGCAGGCCAACATGGTCGCCTCCACGCTGGAGAACTGGGCGATCCGGGACGCGGGCGACCGTCCGCACAAGCTGTTCCTCCACTTCTTCGAGTCCCCGGTGGAGGTCCTGGGCGAGGACGGCCGCGTCGCCGCCCTGCGTACCGAGCGGACCGAGCTGGACGGCACCGGCAACGTCCGGGGCACGGGCAGCTTCACCGACTGGGACGTGCAGAGCGTCTACCGCGCGGTCGGCTACTACTCGGAGGAGCTGCCGAAGCTGCCGTTCGACGTGGCCTCCGGTACCGTCCCGCACGCCGCGGGACGGGTCCTGAGCGGTGAGGAGCCGATGGCCTCGGTGTACGTCACCGGGTGGATCAAGCGTGGTCCGATCGGCCTGATCGGGCACACCAAGGGCGATGCGAACGAGACGGTCGCCTGCCTCCTGGAGGACCACACCGCCGGACGGCTGCCCGCCCCCGAGCAGCCCGAGCCCGATGCGGTCGTCGAATTCCTGGAGCAGCGCGGCGTCCGCTACACCACCCGCGAGGGCTGGCACCGCCTGGACGCCCACGAGCAGGCGCTCGGAGCGGAGCAGGGCCGCGAGCGGATCAAGGTCGTCGAGCGCGCCGCCATGCTGGACGCGTCCGGCGCCTGA
- a CDS encoding L-threonylcarbamoyladenylate synthase — protein sequence MAKYFDVHPENPQRRTVSSVADSIRSGALVAYPTDSCYALGCQLGSRDGIGRIRSIRNLDDRHHFTLVCQNFAQLGQFVQIDNDVFRAIKAATPGSYTFILPATKEVPRQLLHPKKKTVGVRIPDHAVAQALLAELGEPLLSSTLLLPDEEEPMTQGWEIKERLDHVVDVVLDSGDCGTEPTTVIDFSNGELEIVRRGAGDTARFE from the coding sequence ATGGCGAAGTATTTCGACGTACATCCCGAGAATCCCCAGCGACGCACCGTCAGCAGCGTGGCCGACAGCATCCGGTCCGGTGCGCTCGTCGCGTACCCGACGGACTCCTGCTACGCCCTGGGCTGCCAGTTGGGCAGTCGCGACGGCATCGGGCGGATCCGGTCGATCCGGAATCTCGACGATCGCCACCACTTCACCCTGGTGTGCCAGAACTTCGCACAGCTGGGCCAGTTCGTACAGATCGACAACGACGTCTTCCGCGCCATCAAGGCGGCGACCCCCGGCAGTTACACCTTCATCCTCCCCGCCACCAAAGAGGTGCCGCGGCAGTTGCTGCACCCGAAGAAGAAGACGGTCGGCGTCCGGATTCCCGACCACGCCGTCGCTCAGGCGCTCCTCGCCGAACTCGGTGAGCCGCTGCTCTCCAGCACGCTGCTCCTGCCCGACGAGGAGGAGCCGATGACGCAGGGCTGGGAGATCAAGGAACGCCTCGACCACGTGGTGGACGTCGTGCTCGACTCCGGCGACTGCGGCACCGAGCCGACCACGGTCATCGACTTCTCGAACGGCGAACTCGAGATCGTACGCCGCGGAGCGGGTGACACCGCGCGGTTCGAGTAG